The following proteins are encoded in a genomic region of Holophagales bacterium:
- a CDS encoding type II toxin-antitoxin system Phd/YefM family antitoxin: MKTVTVRELRNQTSEILNGAENVLVTSHSHPTALIVPLKDPKNVPLEMRRQLYLTLSAQLAEQLQAKGITEDEAQRGFEDFKKRRRGR, translated from the coding sequence ATGAAGACCGTCACCGTCCGCGAGCTCCGGAACCAGACCAGCGAAATCCTCAATGGTGCCGAGAACGTCCTCGTCACCAGCCACAGCCACCCCACCGCCCTGATCGTCCCCCTGAAGGACCCCAAGAACGTCCCTCTGGAGATGAGGCGGCAGCTCTACCTGACGCTCTCGGCCCAGCTCGCCGAGCAGCTGCAGGCCAAGGGAATCACGGAGGACGAGGCTCAGCGTGGTTTCGAAGACTTTAAGAAGCGTCGTCGCGGACGCTAA